A part of Vigna radiata var. radiata cultivar VC1973A chromosome 11, Vradiata_ver6, whole genome shotgun sequence genomic DNA contains:
- the LOC106777676 gene encoding uncharacterized protein ycf36, which yields MIRLNLYCSLIPSTRQARPGSSYGSLIIHNHKASKFPHRISIKAKAIKDEMDGETSGSSGRSWDPGLEIEVPFEQRPVNEYSSLKDGVLYSWGELGPGSFFLRLGGLWLAVFTVLGGPIAAASFNPSREPLRFILAAGTGTLFIVSLIVLRIYLGWSYVGDRLLSAVIPYEESGWYDGQMWVKPPEILARDRLLGSYKVKPVVKLLKQTLVGTGALLVTGVMLFIFATPVENFLRTTFSMEEIKATVPKVNTKLNLRKEELLKLPVEVITDDDLAAAAAEAADGRPVYCRDRYYRALAGGQYCKWDDLLK from the exons TTCCAAGTACAAGACAAGCCAGACCGGGCAGCAGCTATGGCTCGTTGATCATCCATAATCACAAAGCTTCAAAATTTCCTCATCGGATTTCAATCAAGGCTAAGGCCATCAAAGATGAGATGGATGGAGAAACAAGCGGTTCTTCAGGACGTAGCTGGGATCCTGGGTTGGAAATTGAGGTCCCTTTTGAGCAGAGACCG GTGAATGAGTACTCATCTCTGAAGGATGGAGTATTGTACTCTTGGGGGGAACTGGGTCCGGGGTCGTTCTTCCTTCGCCTGGGAGGTCTTTGGTTGGCAGTGTTTACAGTTCTTGGAGGGCCAATTGCGGCTGCAAGCTTTAATCCTTCTAGA GAGCCTCTAAGATTTATACTAGCTGCTGGAACAGGAACGCTCTTCATTGTGTCTTTGATCGTCTTGAGGATTTATTTG GGTTGGAGTTATGTTGGTGATAGACTTCTATCAGCGGTCATCCCTTATGAAGAAAGTGGATGGTATGACGGACAGATGTGGGTCAAGCCGCCCGAG ATCCTAGCTCGTGATAGATTGTTGGGCTCTTACAAG GTTAAACCAGTCGTTAAATTGCTGAAGCAAACTCTAGTTGGGACAGGAGCATTGCTTGTCACAGGAGTTATGCTATTTATATTTGCTACACCGGTGGAGAATTTTCTTCGAACTACCTTTTCCATGGAAGAAATTAAAGCAACCGTTCCCAAGGTTAACACAAAGCTCAACCTAAG AAAAGAGGAGTTGCTTAAGTTGCCAGTGGAGGTGATAACTGATGATGATCTAGCAGCAGCAGCTGCTGAGGCTGCTGATGGAAGACCTGTCTATTGTAGGGATAGGTATTATCGAGCATTAGCAGGAGGACAATATTGCAAATGGGATGATCTGCTCAAATAA